One Aerococcus urinaeequi DNA segment encodes these proteins:
- the hrcA gene encoding heat-inducible transcriptional repressor HrcA, translated as MLTKRQSLILQAVIDHYSKYQLPVGSKTLSQHQEINASSATIRNELARLEDFSLISKTHSSSGRVPAEAGYRYYINHIMPYYGGLIDLELEEEEDALLREIFHDPYNDLSQVIRKTAATLASLSESVVISLGPDIATQRLANFQVLSLTADQTMVILVTDKGVIRNQIVTFNEVVTPQLIEGIAEIMNQELVGLELATVIKRLQTHYLKDIEQMNHSKEDSDQLIYRFMNQFNSDGIRVNGQNYLFSSLAESANGASIPQLSQLLEDQSVIASLINTTDQGIQVRVGKELKDPTLENMSLMSTSMGTVKSGKLITFAVLGPESMSYIRMAQLFQSISKEMARYLDNYYKS; from the coding sequence ATGTTAACAAAACGACAAAGTTTAATTTTACAGGCGGTAATTGACCATTACTCAAAATATCAATTGCCAGTCGGTTCGAAAACTTTATCTCAACATCAAGAAATAAATGCAAGTTCAGCTACGATACGTAATGAATTAGCCAGACTTGAAGATTTTTCATTGATTTCCAAAACCCATTCATCTTCTGGTCGTGTACCAGCTGAAGCGGGTTATCGTTACTATATTAATCATATCATGCCATATTATGGTGGGTTGATTGATTTAGAGCTTGAGGAAGAGGAAGATGCTTTACTTAGAGAGATATTCCATGATCCTTATAACGATTTGAGTCAAGTGATTCGAAAAACGGCTGCGACCCTAGCCTCGCTTTCAGAAAGCGTCGTAATTTCATTGGGTCCAGATATTGCAACGCAACGTTTAGCAAATTTTCAGGTGCTGTCACTTACAGCAGATCAAACAATGGTCATACTAGTGACAGATAAAGGCGTTATTCGTAATCAAATTGTGACTTTCAATGAAGTGGTAACACCACAATTAATTGAAGGAATTGCAGAAATTATGAACCAAGAACTTGTTGGCCTTGAACTTGCAACTGTGATTAAACGACTGCAAACACACTATTTAAAAGATATTGAACAAATGAACCATTCAAAAGAAGATAGTGACCAATTGATCTATCGGTTCATGAATCAATTTAATAGTGATGGTATAAGGGTAAATGGTCAAAATTATTTATTTTCTTCATTAGCTGAATCAGCTAATGGTGCTAGTATTCCTCAATTGAGTCAACTACTAGAAGACCAGTCAGTGATTGCTTCATTGATTAATACCACAGACCAAGGTATCCAAGTGAGAGTAGGTAAGGAACTCAAAGATCCAACATTGGAAAATATGAGTTTAATGTCTACAAGCATGGGTACTGTTAAATCAGGTAAGCTAATTACCTTTGCTGTGCTTGGACCTGAAAGTATGTCATATATACGTATGGCACAACTTTTCCAAAGTATTTCAAAAGAAATGGCAAGATACCTGGACAATTATTATAAATCTTAG
- a CDS encoding DNA-directed RNA polymerase subunit beta has product MKYYHQYINEPWKKIVFWGLLLLIVGFLLFIIGGLIGYSISSDQSAFNFLNPASWNHVFSFIR; this is encoded by the coding sequence ATGAAATATTATCATCAATATATTAACGAACCATGGAAGAAAATTGTATTTTGGGGACTACTGTTATTGATTGTTGGCTTCCTACTATTCATTATCGGTGGTTTGATTGGATACAGCATATCGTCTGACCAATCAGCCTTCAATTTCTTAAACCCAGCTAGCTGGAACCATGTCTTCTCATTTATACGTTAA
- the dnaJ gene encoding molecular chaperone DnaJ has product MAEKRDYYEVLGVSKTASKDEIKKAYRKLSKKYHPDINKEADAEDKFKEISDAYEVLSDEQKRAAYDQYGHAATDGGFGGGGGFGGGSYQSYGGSGFEDIFEQFFGGGGGGFSGFGGGFGGGGRTANPNAPQQGDDLQYNMDLEFEEAIFGTEETISYRREVDCTVCEGSGAEPGTAVHTCPTCSGSGVEKVYQQTPLGRVVSQSVCHECSGKGKVFDQACHHCHGAGRETETHKVKVNVPAGVEDGQSMRLNGQGNAGKNNGPAGSLYVVFRVKRSDIFEREGAEIRYVLPINFAQAALGAEIEVPTVHGKVSMKVPAGTQTGTKFRLRGKGAPKLNGNSNGDQTVVVKVVTPKNLNEEQKASLRAFAKASNDEVSEEDRGFFDKLKDAFS; this is encoded by the coding sequence GTGGCTGAAAAAAGAGACTACTATGAAGTCCTTGGCGTGTCAAAGACCGCCAGTAAGGATGAAATAAAGAAAGCCTATCGAAAATTATCAAAAAAATATCATCCAGATATCAACAAAGAAGCGGATGCGGAAGACAAATTTAAAGAAATTTCTGACGCATACGAAGTCTTAAGTGATGAGCAAAAACGTGCAGCCTATGACCAATACGGTCACGCAGCTACTGACGGTGGCTTCGGTGGAGGCGGCGGATTTGGTGGTGGTAGTTACCAATCTTACGGCGGCTCTGGCTTTGAAGACATCTTTGAGCAATTCTTTGGTGGCGGAGGCGGTGGCTTCAGCGGTTTCGGTGGTGGCTTCGGTGGAGGCGGCCGTACGGCTAACCCTAACGCACCGCAACAAGGTGATGACTTACAATACAACATGGACCTAGAATTTGAAGAAGCTATTTTCGGAACTGAAGAAACTATTTCTTACCGTCGTGAAGTAGACTGTACAGTATGTGAAGGATCTGGTGCTGAACCAGGTACAGCGGTCCATACCTGTCCAACATGTTCTGGTTCTGGTGTTGAAAAAGTTTACCAACAAACACCATTAGGTCGTGTGGTTTCTCAATCTGTCTGTCATGAATGTTCAGGTAAAGGGAAAGTATTCGACCAAGCTTGCCACCACTGCCACGGTGCTGGACGTGAAACTGAAACACATAAAGTGAAAGTTAATGTACCAGCTGGGGTAGAAGATGGTCAAAGCATGCGTCTAAACGGACAAGGTAATGCTGGTAAAAATAATGGACCAGCAGGAAGCTTATATGTTGTTTTCCGTGTAAAACGATCTGATATATTCGAACGTGAAGGGGCAGAAATCCGCTATGTCTTACCAATTAACTTTGCCCAAGCGGCTTTAGGTGCTGAAATTGAAGTCCCAACTGTTCACGGTAAAGTATCGATGAAAGTGCCAGCTGGTACACAAACAGGTACGAAATTCCGTCTACGCGGAAAGGGTGCACCTAAATTAAATGGTAATTCAAACGGTGACCAAACAGTGGTTGTTAAGGTGGTTACACCTAAGAATCTGAATGAAGAACAAAAAGCTTCATTGAGAGCCTTCGCTAAAGCTTCAAATGACGAAGTGAGTGAAGAAGATAGAGGATTCTTTGATAAATTGAAAGACGCATTTTCTTAA
- the murA gene encoding UDP-N-acetylglucosamine 1-carboxyvinyltransferase, with product MTENMIVKGGRKLNGHVRVDGAKNAVLPLLAATLLADQGKSRITNASLLSDVYVMNDVLRNLNAQVDFDEENNEIIVDASGDLTTEAPFELVSKMRASIVVMGPLLSRYGHAKFAMPGGCAIGSRPIDLHVKGFEALGAKVTTTAGYVEASADKLVGANIYLDFPSVGATQNIMMAAALAEGTTIIENVAREPEIVDLANFINKMGGRVQGAGTDTIKIRGVESLEGTEHSVIPDRIEAGTFMVAAAITEGDVYIEDAISEHNQPLISKLKELGATITEDVSGVRVQGSTVLHQTKARTLPYPGFPTDIQSPFTVAQVLAEGTSEMEETVFENRFMHLEELRRMNANFNINGNTAIMNGPAKLQGAAVAASDLRSAAALILAGLKAEGMTKVSELKYLDRGYHSFDKKLQALGANVLRVDVDGKTDAELASLLD from the coding sequence ATGACGGAAAACATGATTGTTAAAGGTGGCCGTAAGTTAAATGGGCATGTAAGGGTTGATGGTGCAAAAAACGCTGTTTTACCTTTATTAGCAGCCACTTTATTAGCAGACCAAGGGAAAAGTCGCATTACCAATGCATCATTACTATCAGATGTATATGTAATGAACGATGTATTGCGTAACTTGAATGCGCAAGTTGATTTCGATGAAGAAAACAATGAAATTATCGTGGACGCTTCTGGTGATCTAACGACTGAAGCACCATTTGAACTTGTCAGCAAGATGCGTGCTTCAATCGTTGTAATGGGGCCATTATTGTCTCGTTATGGTCATGCTAAATTTGCTATGCCAGGTGGTTGCGCTATTGGTTCGCGTCCAATTGACTTACATGTCAAAGGATTTGAAGCTTTAGGTGCCAAAGTAACGACTACAGCAGGTTATGTTGAAGCAAGCGCTGATAAATTAGTGGGTGCCAATATTTATTTAGACTTCCCAAGTGTTGGGGCAACACAAAATATTATGATGGCTGCTGCATTAGCTGAAGGGACAACAATCATTGAGAACGTTGCTCGCGAACCTGAAATCGTTGATTTAGCCAACTTTATCAATAAAATGGGTGGTCGCGTTCAAGGTGCCGGCACAGATACCATTAAAATCCGTGGGGTTGAAAGCCTTGAAGGAACTGAACATTCTGTCATCCCTGACCGTATTGAAGCAGGAACATTTATGGTAGCTGCAGCCATTACTGAAGGTGATGTCTACATTGAAGACGCGATTTCAGAACACAACCAACCATTGATTTCTAAATTAAAAGAATTAGGTGCGACAATTACTGAAGACGTGTCTGGTGTCCGTGTGCAAGGTTCTACCGTTTTGCATCAAACAAAAGCAAGAACTTTGCCATATCCTGGTTTCCCGACTGATATTCAATCACCCTTTACAGTTGCCCAAGTTTTAGCAGAAGGTACTTCAGAAATGGAAGAAACTGTTTTTGAAAATCGCTTTATGCACTTAGAAGAATTGCGTAGAATGAACGCTAACTTTAATATTAACGGCAATACAGCTATTATGAACGGTCCTGCTAAGTTGCAAGGGGCAGCAGTAGCTGCTTCTGATTTACGTTCAGCAGCAGCCTTAATTTTGGCTGGTTTGAAGGCTGAAGGGATGACCAAAGTGTCTGAATTGAAATACTTAGACCGTGGTTACCACTCATTCGACAAGAAATTACAAGCCTTAGGCGCAAATGTACTTCGCGTGGATGTGGATGGTAAAACAGACGCAGAGCTTGCTAGTTTACTAGATTAG
- the grpE gene encoding nucleotide exchange factor GrpE — MDDNQQDLNVDEEINETDVQDEQAETVAEDSELASLQADLSAKEDQIMRLSAEIQNMHRRNQTERESASKYRSQNLAKGILPAIDNLERALELAQNDESSQQLVKGIEMVHASLLQALAEEGIEVIDPKGETFDPNFHQSVSAVPAEEGQQAEEVVAVFQKGYVLKDRVLRPAMVTIAQ; from the coding sequence ATGGACGACAATCAACAAGATTTAAATGTTGATGAAGAAATCAACGAAACTGACGTTCAAGATGAGCAAGCAGAAACGGTCGCGGAAGATAGCGAATTAGCTTCTCTTCAAGCAGATTTATCAGCCAAGGAAGACCAAATTATGCGTCTGTCTGCTGAAATTCAAAACATGCACCGTCGTAATCAAACTGAACGAGAATCAGCTTCTAAATATCGGTCACAAAACTTAGCTAAAGGTATTCTACCAGCAATCGATAACCTAGAACGTGCTTTAGAATTGGCACAGAATGATGAGTCATCTCAGCAATTAGTGAAGGGTATTGAAATGGTACACGCGAGCTTATTACAAGCCTTAGCAGAGGAAGGTATTGAAGTAATTGATCCTAAAGGAGAAACTTTTGATCCAAACTTCCACCAATCTGTAAGTGCTGTACCAGCTGAAGAAGGTCAGCAAGCTGAGGAAGTGGTTGCTGTTTTCCAAAAAGGGTATGTATTAAAAGATCGGGTTCTACGACCTGCGATGGTTACTATCGCACAATAG
- the truB gene encoding tRNA pseudouridine(55) synthase TruB translates to MDGILPLWKERGMTSHDCVFKVRKILKMKKVGHTGTLDPNVDGVLPICLGKGTKLVELLMDKTKVYTGEITLGFATTTEDLDGEVVAEESLSHPFEDDYIQAFMQELTGHIVQIPPMYSAIKVKGKRLYEYAREGLEVERPEHPVFVHEFKLMGPSRFEDNKQVFAFEVVCGKGTYVRTLASDLGRKLGVPATMTSLTREESTPFSREDCLTLSQLAEAVEAEDYNWLVPVESTLSAYPVWQVPAEDSHLVKLVENGSVLELATLPADLRNQLPVTAYIDDKLKALYDVHPSKDGKIKPSKMF, encoded by the coding sequence ATGGATGGCATTTTGCCTTTATGGAAAGAACGTGGCATGACTAGTCACGACTGTGTATTTAAAGTAAGAAAGATTTTAAAAATGAAGAAAGTCGGCCATACAGGGACCTTAGACCCGAATGTTGACGGGGTTTTACCGATTTGTTTAGGTAAGGGGACTAAATTGGTTGAATTGTTGATGGACAAAACCAAAGTCTATACTGGAGAAATCACCTTAGGCTTTGCGACGACTACTGAAGACCTGGACGGTGAAGTGGTTGCTGAAGAATCTTTATCGCATCCTTTTGAAGATGACTACATTCAAGCATTCATGCAAGAATTAACAGGTCATATCGTTCAGATTCCACCCATGTATTCGGCGATTAAAGTCAAGGGTAAACGCCTGTACGAGTATGCCCGTGAAGGCCTTGAAGTTGAACGACCTGAACACCCGGTATTTGTCCACGAATTCAAGTTAATGGGACCATCTCGTTTTGAGGACAACAAGCAAGTTTTTGCTTTTGAAGTGGTATGTGGCAAGGGGACCTATGTCCGCACTTTAGCTAGCGACTTAGGGCGAAAGCTAGGGGTGCCAGCGACGATGACTAGCCTAACTCGGGAAGAATCAACCCCTTTTTCAAGGGAAGATTGTCTGACCTTATCACAATTGGCAGAGGCTGTTGAAGCTGAGGATTATAATTGGTTGGTACCAGTTGAATCGACCTTATCAGCATATCCAGTTTGGCAGGTTCCGGCTGAGGATAGCCACTTAGTGAAATTGGTGGAAAATGGGTCGGTCCTAGAATTAGCGACGTTACCTGCTGATTTAAGAAACCAATTACCGGTGACGGCTTATATCGACGACAAGTTAAAGGCGCTTTATGATGTCCATCCAAGTAAAGATGGTAAAATAAAACCAAGTAAAATGTTTTAA
- the upp gene encoding uracil phosphoribosyltransferase codes for MSKLVVIDHPLVQHKMAMLRDKDLGTKGFRELVNEITMFLGYEVTRDLSMEEVEIETPLVKTTQKVIAGKKLAIAPILRAGLGMVDGMLLLMPAAKVGHIGMFRDEETLQPQEYFFKMPQDIEEREVIVVDPMLATGGSAIMAIDSLVKRNVKAESIKFVCLVAAPEGVKALQDAYPEVDIFSGALDEKLNEDGYILPGLGDAGDRLFGTL; via the coding sequence ATGAGTAAATTAGTTGTAATTGATCACCCTTTAGTACAACACAAGATGGCTATGTTACGTGATAAAGATTTAGGCACTAAAGGTTTCCGTGAATTGGTAAATGAAATTACAATGTTTCTTGGTTACGAGGTAACGCGTGATTTATCAATGGAAGAAGTTGAAATTGAAACACCTTTAGTTAAAACAACCCAAAAAGTTATTGCTGGTAAAAAATTAGCGATTGCCCCAATTTTACGTGCTGGTTTAGGAATGGTTGATGGCATGCTATTATTGATGCCTGCAGCAAAAGTAGGTCACATTGGTATGTTCCGTGACGAAGAAACTTTACAACCACAAGAATACTTCTTCAAAATGCCTCAAGACATTGAAGAGCGTGAAGTAATCGTAGTAGACCCAATGTTAGCGACTGGTGGATCTGCCATCATGGCCATTGATTCTCTAGTGAAACGTAATGTTAAAGCAGAAAGCATTAAATTTGTATGTTTAGTTGCAGCGCCAGAAGGTGTTAAAGCTTTACAAGATGCTTACCCAGAAGTTGATATTTTTTCGGGTGCATTAGATGAGAAGTTAAACGAAGATGGCTACATCTTACCAGGTCTTGGTGACGCTGGTGACCGTCTATTTGGTACCTTATAA
- the ribF gene encoding riboflavin biosynthesis protein RibF, which yields MKTINLHHPFEQSTIYAGDVVLALGFFDGVHRGHQAVIQAARDEADRLQLPLAVMTFNMAPRIMYQQIHPEKVTYLTTLVEKERLMTQLGVDYLYVTQLTSSFSALKPQEFVDQYMVGLHAKSVVAGFDYTYGKKDIANMRTLASHAAGRFNIIEVNKLSEDTSKVGSTEIRHDLNTGQIDKANQQLGYIYSIDGIVVHGEKRGRELGYPTANLMVVAESLIPVEGVYVVEMLLNGQVYPGVASIGTNITFGENRKRTVEIHLLDFKGEIYGEYVTVYWHKYLRPELKFDGIEGLIKQMDQDVVDAESYLESLQK from the coding sequence ATGAAAACGATAAATTTACACCATCCCTTTGAACAATCAACGATCTATGCGGGCGATGTTGTCCTAGCCTTGGGTTTTTTTGATGGGGTCCATAGAGGCCACCAGGCGGTTATTCAAGCTGCTCGTGATGAGGCTGACCGTTTGCAATTACCACTAGCTGTGATGACTTTTAATATGGCGCCACGCATCATGTATCAACAAATACACCCTGAAAAAGTGACTTATTTAACCACTCTAGTCGAAAAAGAGCGGTTAATGACTCAGCTTGGTGTGGACTATCTTTATGTTACCCAGTTAACGTCATCATTCTCCGCCTTGAAACCGCAAGAATTTGTGGACCAATATATGGTAGGCTTGCATGCCAAATCGGTTGTAGCGGGCTTTGACTATACCTACGGCAAGAAGGACATCGCCAACATGCGGACCTTAGCTAGCCATGCAGCTGGTCGGTTTAACATTATTGAAGTGAATAAATTATCGGAAGATACCAGCAAGGTGGGGTCAACTGAAATTCGCCATGACTTGAATACTGGTCAAATTGACAAAGCTAACCAACAATTGGGCTATATCTATTCAATTGATGGGATTGTTGTTCATGGAGAGAAACGCGGCCGTGAGCTAGGGTATCCAACAGCTAATTTAATGGTTGTAGCAGAATCATTGATTCCAGTTGAGGGTGTCTACGTGGTTGAGATGTTGTTGAATGGGCAAGTCTACCCAGGTGTTGCTTCAATTGGGACTAATATTACCTTCGGGGAAAACCGCAAGCGTACAGTAGAAATCCATCTTTTAGATTTTAAAGGGGAAATCTACGGTGAATACGTAACGGTTTATTGGCATAAATACTTGAGACCTGAACTTAAATTTGATGGCATTGAAGGGTTGATTAAACAAATGGATCAAGATGTGGTTGATGCTGAAAGTTATTTAGAAAGTTTGCAAAAATAG
- the dnaK gene encoding molecular chaperone DnaK, translated as MAKIIGIDLGTTNSAVSVLEGGEPKIIANPEGNRTTPSVVSFKNGERQVGEVAKRSMVTNPNAIASIKRHIGEDNFTVEIEDKKYTPQEVSAMILQYLKGYAEDYLGEKVTNAVITVPAYFNDAQRQATKDAGKIAGLEVDRIVNEPTAAALAYGLDKVDADEKVLVFDLGGGTFDVSILELGDGVFEVLSTSGDNNLGGDDFDNAIVNHLIAEFKSENGIDLSSDKMAMQRLKDAAEKAKKDLSGVTSTQISLPFITAGAEGPLHLEVTLTRAKFDELTYDLVQRTKKPVQNALSDAGLSKSDIDQVILVGGSTRIPAVIDMVKAETGKEPNRSVNPDEVVAMGAAIQGGVISGDVTDVVLLDVTPLSLGIETMGGVFTKLIDRNTTIPTSKSQVFSTAADNQPAVDVHVLQGERPMAADNKTLGRFQLTDIPAAPRGVPQIEVTFDIDKNGIVNVKATDKGTGKEQQITIQSNSGLSDDEIDRMMKDAEANAEEDKKRKEAADLKNEVDQLIFQVEKTTGELEGKVDQAELDEANALKDELKAAQEADDVEAMTAKKDELNEKIQALTVKLYEQAAQEAEGQEGADDSSDNDGDVDADFEEVNDDK; from the coding sequence ATGGCAAAAATTATCGGAATTGACTTAGGTACTACTAACTCTGCAGTTTCTGTATTAGAAGGTGGAGAACCTAAAATCATTGCTAACCCAGAAGGTAACCGTACAACACCTTCAGTTGTTTCATTCAAAAATGGTGAACGACAAGTTGGTGAAGTAGCAAAACGTTCAATGGTAACTAACCCGAACGCAATTGCTTCAATCAAACGTCACATTGGTGAAGACAACTTTACTGTAGAAATTGAAGACAAAAAATATACACCACAAGAAGTTTCAGCAATGATCTTACAATACTTAAAAGGTTATGCAGAAGACTATTTAGGTGAAAAAGTTACAAACGCAGTTATTACTGTACCTGCGTACTTTAATGATGCACAACGTCAAGCAACTAAAGATGCCGGTAAAATCGCTGGTTTAGAAGTTGACCGTATTGTGAACGAACCAACAGCCGCTGCATTAGCGTATGGTTTAGATAAAGTAGATGCAGATGAAAAAGTATTGGTATTTGACCTTGGTGGTGGTACATTTGACGTATCTATCCTTGAATTAGGTGATGGCGTATTTGAAGTATTATCTACTTCAGGTGACAACAACTTAGGTGGGGACGACTTCGATAACGCAATTGTTAATCACTTAATCGCTGAATTCAAATCAGAAAATGGTATTGACCTTTCTTCTGACAAAATGGCTATGCAACGTCTAAAAGATGCTGCTGAAAAAGCTAAAAAAGACTTATCTGGTGTAACTTCTACACAAATTTCATTACCATTTATTACTGCTGGTGCTGAAGGTCCACTTCACTTAGAAGTTACTTTAACACGTGCGAAATTTGATGAATTAACTTACGACTTGGTACAACGTACTAAGAAACCAGTTCAAAATGCTTTATCTGATGCTGGTTTATCTAAATCTGACATTGACCAAGTTATCTTAGTTGGTGGTTCTACTCGTATCCCAGCTGTTATCGACATGGTTAAAGCTGAAACTGGTAAAGAGCCTAACCGTTCAGTTAACCCTGATGAAGTAGTAGCTATGGGTGCTGCAATCCAAGGTGGGGTTATCTCAGGTGACGTTACTGACGTCGTATTACTTGATGTAACACCATTATCATTAGGTATCGAAACAATGGGCGGCGTGTTCACGAAATTAATTGACCGTAACACTACTATCCCAACATCTAAATCACAAGTATTCTCAACAGCTGCTGATAACCAACCTGCTGTAGATGTACATGTATTACAAGGTGAACGTCCAATGGCTGCAGATAACAAGACATTAGGTCGTTTCCAATTAACAGATATTCCTGCAGCACCACGTGGTGTACCTCAAATCGAAGTAACATTTGATATCGACAAAAACGGTATCGTAAATGTTAAAGCGACTGACAAAGGTACTGGTAAAGAGCAACAAATTACCATCCAATCTAACTCAGGTTTATCAGACGACGAAATCGATCGTATGATGAAAGATGCTGAAGCGAATGCTGAAGAAGATAAAAAACGTAAAGAAGCAGCAGATCTTAAAAACGAAGTTGACCAATTAATCTTCCAAGTTGAAAAAACAACTGGTGAGTTAGAAGGTAAAGTTGATCAAGCTGAACTTGACGAAGCTAACGCGCTTAAAGATGAATTGAAAGCAGCGCAAGAAGCTGACGATGTTGAAGCAATGACAGCTAAAAAAGATGAATTAAATGAAAAAATTCAAGCTTTAACTGTTAAATTGTACGAACAAGCAGCGCAAGAAGCTGAAGGTCAAGAAGGCGCAGACGACTCTTCAGACAATGATGGCGATGTAGACGCTGACTTCGAGGAAGTTAACGACGATAAATAA
- a CDS encoding M20 metallopeptidase family protein, with protein sequence MAYLDRAKEIFDDAVKVRRHLHENPEVGFELPETTKLVKSKLDEFGIAYENVGDTYGITGTLGDSAKGKTLLLRADMDALAITEKSQSACTSKNENGHLCGHDMHTTILLMVLKMLKENENQLEGQIKFLFQPAEETLNGGRVMVEEGILENPAPDAGMALHMWPNGDKVDVEIHQKEALASALNFRITIKGVGAHGAMPNNGIDPVFVASQIINGANGILARELPSNKGASLSMGYINAPGGAINVIPDTVVLEGTSRSLFPESADHVSKRLPEIVEHIGKAFRAETEYEVMADCPSLINSKEMSEQVMASAKEALADKYDVVNVPPYLASEDYAHIASKLPESTYFFIGCPLPDDNGEVYPVHHPLVQFNEEALIVGSATLATSATNWLRDNK encoded by the coding sequence ATGGCATATTTGGATCGTGCTAAAGAAATTTTTGATGATGCAGTAAAGGTTCGTCGTCATTTACACGAAAACCCTGAAGTTGGTTTTGAATTACCAGAAACAACTAAACTCGTGAAATCAAAACTTGATGAGTTTGGAATTGCATACGAAAACGTAGGTGATACATACGGAATCACTGGTACATTAGGTGACAGTGCTAAAGGTAAAACTTTATTGTTACGTGCAGACATGGATGCATTAGCAATTACCGAAAAATCTCAATCAGCATGTACATCTAAAAATGAAAATGGACACTTATGTGGTCATGACATGCACACCACTATTTTACTAATGGTTTTAAAAATGTTGAAAGAAAACGAAAACCAATTAGAAGGTCAAATCAAATTCTTATTCCAACCAGCAGAAGAAACTTTAAACGGTGGACGTGTCATGGTTGAAGAAGGTATTTTAGAAAACCCCGCACCAGATGCTGGTATGGCTTTACATATGTGGCCAAATGGAGACAAAGTGGATGTTGAGATCCACCAAAAAGAAGCTTTAGCATCTGCTTTAAACTTCCGTATCACTATTAAAGGTGTGGGTGCTCATGGTGCAATGCCAAACAACGGTATCGACCCAGTATTTGTGGCTAGCCAAATTATTAATGGGGCGAACGGTATTTTAGCTCGTGAATTACCATCTAACAAAGGTGCTTCTTTATCTATGGGTTACATCAATGCGCCAGGTGGTGCTATCAACGTGATCCCTGATACAGTTGTCTTAGAAGGTACTTCTCGTTCATTATTCCCAGAATCAGCAGACCACGTTTCAAAACGTTTACCAGAAATTGTTGAACATATTGGTAAAGCATTCCGTGCTGAAACTGAATATGAAGTAATGGCTGACTGTCCGTCATTAATTAACTCTAAAGAAATGTCTGAACAAGTGATGGCTTCTGCTAAAGAAGCTTTAGCAGATAAATATGACGTGGTGAACGTACCACCATACTTAGCTTCAGAAGACTATGCACACATTGCTAGCAAATTGCCAGAATCAACATACTTCTTCATTGGTTGTCCATTACCAGATGACAATGGTGAAGTATACCCTGTTCACCACCCATTAGTACAATTCAACGAAGAAGCATTAATTGTTGGATCTGCTACCTTAGCAACATCAGCAACTAACTGGTTACGAGATAATAAATAA